A portion of the Sphingobacterium spiritivorum genome contains these proteins:
- a CDS encoding winged helix-turn-helix transcriptional regulator, with the protein MTAIKESSTIQENKRYALSQCPVTYVMEKIGGYWKPIIIYHLHTGDKRYSELKRAIPAITEKVLIQHLKQLEADQLIIREAKPVVPPFVTYRLSAAGKGLFPVIDAMANWAFQDMEKEFDGK; encoded by the coding sequence ATGACAGCGATCAAAGAAAGTTCAACTATACAAGAAAACAAGCGATATGCTTTGTCTCAGTGTCCTGTAACCTATGTAATGGAGAAAATAGGTGGTTATTGGAAACCTATTATTATCTACCACTTACACACCGGGGACAAACGGTACAGTGAACTGAAAAGAGCTATTCCCGCTATAACAGAAAAAGTGCTGATTCAACATCTTAAGCAATTGGAAGCTGACCAACTCATCATCAGAGAAGCAAAACCTGTAGTACCACCCTTTGTCACTTACAGATTGAGTGCTGCAGGAAAGGGTCTGTTTCCGGTAATTGACGCAATGGCCAACTGGGCTTTTCAGGATATGGAAAAAGAGTTTGACGGGAAATAG
- a CDS encoding fatty acid desaturase, with product MSFLDHVLQRPSYGWKDDNGNLIKPTKGEILKEFFSRLNIVKDRHNWLPFFSWLKVFCLIPFFFIFLTNYLSWGTLIAAFVYSMIIMGTHGTIWHHRYCTHGAYKFKNGFWRFFTQNLTINVIPEEIYVISHHVHHAKSDQPGDPYNAQAGFLYCFLADVNHQPIAKDLSESDYNRVKLLMKHTGVPANTYTQYQKWGSYVNPGYAVLSWVLNWSFWYLAFYLMGGHALACSLFGAAGFWAVGVRTFNYEGHAKGEDKQREGTDFSENDKSINQLWPGIVAGEWHNNHHLFPKSARSGFQPHQVDLAWYYIKLLHQVGAVSSYRDDKKRFYDQYHNPYLKIKAEQKASLSRVKKEQLIAAAVLNPELTVEQDLTK from the coding sequence ATGTCATTTTTAGATCATGTACTACAACGTCCTTCTTATGGATGGAAAGACGATAATGGAAATCTTATCAAACCAACTAAAGGTGAGATTCTCAAAGAATTTTTCAGCAGACTCAATATTGTAAAAGACCGCCACAACTGGCTTCCTTTTTTCAGTTGGCTAAAAGTATTTTGCCTTATTCCCTTTTTCTTTATTTTTCTGACTAACTATTTAAGCTGGGGAACACTAATTGCTGCATTTGTATATAGCATGATCATAATGGGCACTCACGGTACGATATGGCATCACCGCTATTGTACACATGGAGCTTATAAATTCAAGAATGGTTTTTGGAGATTCTTCACGCAGAATCTTACTATAAATGTTATACCGGAAGAAATTTATGTCATCTCTCATCATGTTCATCATGCCAAGTCGGATCAGCCTGGCGATCCGTATAATGCACAGGCTGGCTTTCTATACTGCTTTCTTGCGGATGTGAATCATCAGCCTATTGCTAAAGATCTCAGCGAATCGGACTATAACCGTGTAAAATTATTAATGAAACATACTGGTGTGCCAGCGAATACGTATACACAATATCAAAAGTGGGGATCGTATGTCAATCCCGGATATGCCGTTCTATCCTGGGTACTCAACTGGTCCTTCTGGTATCTTGCTTTTTACCTGATGGGAGGACACGCTCTGGCGTGCAGCCTTTTTGGCGCTGCCGGTTTCTGGGCGGTCGGTGTACGTACATTTAACTATGAAGGACACGCCAAGGGAGAAGATAAGCAACGTGAAGGAACAGATTTTAGCGAGAATGATAAGTCTATCAATCAACTTTGGCCGGGAATAGTTGCAGGAGAATGGCACAATAACCACCACCTGTTTCCTAAAAGTGCCAGAAGCGGATTTCAGCCGCATCAGGTAGATCTGGCCTGGTATTACATCAAATTATTACATCAGGTTGGGGCAGTAAGCTCGTACAGGGACGATAAAAAAAGATTTTACGATCAGTATCATAATCCTTATCTCAAAATTAAAGCAGAGCAAAAAGCTAGTCTTTCAAGAGTAAAGAAAGAACAACTGATAGCAGCAGCTGTCCTAAATCCGGAGTTAACAGTTGAACAGGATCTTACAAAATAA